A segment of the Catenuloplanes nepalensis genome:
CGGCATGGGGGACGCCTCGATCTCAGGTGTCGGTGGTGTCGGTGGTGTCGAGTTGGGGTTGGCCGGGCCGTCGGTGAACCGGCAGGGAGGAGCGCCAGCGACGACCGGTGCCCGCGGGAGCATGCGGAAGTGGGCACGCCGGAAGTGGGAAGATCACGTTCTTGATCGGTTTGCTGACCTTCCGGCGTCAGGGTCTCCCGGGGGTCAATCGCCCAGGGCGGCGAGTTCGTCGTCGGTGAGGAGGCGGGAGCGGATCAGGAAGCGGACGCCCTCGGGGGCTTCGAGGGAGAAGCCGCTGCCGCGGCCGGGGACGACGTCGACGGTCAGGTGGGTGTGCCGCCAGAGCGCGAACTGGGACGACGACATCCAGAACGTGACCGGTTCGGCGACGCCGTCGATGACGATCTCCTCCAGCAGCACGTCGGAGCTGCCGGTGCGGAACTCGCCCTCGGGGAAGCACATCGGTGCGCTGCCGTCGCAGCAGCCGCCGGACTGGTGGAACATCAGCGGCCCGTGCGTGCCGCGCAGCGACCTGATCAGGTTCGCCGCGGCCGGTGTGACGTCGACCCTGGACACCATGACGCCCTCCTAGAAGAGCCCGACGGCCTTGGGGGAGTAGTTGACCAGCAGGTTCTTGGTCTGCTGGTAGTGGTCGAGCATCATCCGGTGGTTCTCCCGGCCGATGCCGGACTGCTTGTAGCCGCCGAACGCCGCGTGCGCCGGGTAGGCGTGGTAGCAATTGGTCCACACGCGCCCGGCCTGGATCGCCCGGCCCGCGCGGTAGGCGGTGTTCAGGTCGCGGGTCCAGACGCCGGCGCCGAGGCCGTAGAGCGTGTCGTTGGCGATCTTGATGCCGTCCGCGAAGTCGGTGAACGACGCGACCGAGACGACCGGACCGAAGATCTCCTCCTGGAAGATCCGCATCGCGTTGTCGCCCTGGAAGATCGTCGGCTGTACGTAGTACCCGCCGGCCAGCTCGCCGCCCAGGTCCGCGCGCTCGCCGCCGGTGAGCAGCTTCGCGCCCTCCCGCTGGCCGATGTCCAGGTAGGACAGGATCTTCTCCAGCTGGTCGTTGGACGC
Coding sequences within it:
- a CDS encoding DUF779 domain-containing protein, with protein sequence MVSRVDVTPAAANLIRSLRGTHGPLMFHQSGGCCDGSAPMCFPEGEFRTGSSDVLLEEIVIDGVAEPVTFWMSSSQFALWRHTHLTVDVVPGRGSGFSLEAPEGVRFLIRSRLLTDDELAALGD